Below is a genomic region from Desulfuromonadaceae bacterium.
GACTCCGCAGGTCGCGCGCATCGTCGCGACGCGCATGCGTGATTTGCCGCTGCCGCTGCGGCTGCGTTATTCCGGAAGGGTTCTGCGTCACGCCGAGCAACAGTCGGGGAAAGACCGGGAGATTTTTCAATCCGGGGTCGAACTGATTGGTCTTGACAGCCCCGAAGCCGATGCCGAGATGATTGCCATCGCCGTCAGTGCCCTTCAGTCCGTGGGGGGGCGCAACTTCACCATCGATATCGGTCAGGTCGAATTCTATCGGGGGGTTGTTGCTGACCTTGAGCTGGATGCCGGACAGAGCGTTGCCCTTCAGGATGCGATTGCGCGAAAGGATACGTCCGGTTTGCATAGGTTGCTGGAGGAGTCGACGCTCAACGATCAGGCACGTGAGGAGATTGCTGCCTTGCCGCGTCTTTTCGGGGGGCGGGAAGTGCTTGAACGGGCGGAGCGGACGGTGACGAATGACCGTTCTCGACGAGCGCTTGACAATCTGGCGCAGGTTCTCGATGCCCTTGACAGTTACGGCATTGACGACCACATCACCCTTGATCTGGGCGAACTGCGCGGATTCGACTATCACACTGGAATTACCTTCCAGGGTTTTCTCGGCAAGATGGGGCGGGCGGTCTGTTCGGGAGGGCGCTACGATGGACTGACTGCACGTTATGGGCACCCGACACCGGCAACCGGCTTTACCTTCAATCTGCTGAATCTGCTCTTTGCCCTGGACCGGAAACTGGATGGCCCGGCTACGGTAAAAACCGATGTGTTGATCGTGTCGCGCGGGGTGCCAAAAAACAGCTCGCGGGCGTTGGCGCATGAACTGCGCAAACGCGGGTACTCGGTTGCCCGTGAACTTCTTGACCGTGATTATGCAACATCTCTTGACTATGCACGTAAATTGAATTATCGCTATGTACTGGTTATGCATGCTACTGCGCCTCACATGCAATTGCTGTCATTGTCCGACAATTCGGAACGACAGCTGACACGCGAGGCATTGCTCGACGGGACCGTCGAGCTATAACTCCGATCGGGAGAACAAACGAATGGCAAATGTAGTTATTGTTGGTGCCCAATGGGGCGATGAAGGCAAAGGGAAAGTTGTCGATATTTACACCGAGCATGCCGATGATGTCGTGCGCTTTCAGGGCGGGAACAACGCTGGACACACCTTGGTGGTCGGCGATGAGAAGACCATCCTGCATTTGATACCGTCCGGCATTCTGCACCCCGACAAGCGGTGTCTGATCGGCAACGGTGTTGTTGTCGATCCGCGCGTCTTCATCAAGGAAATTGAGAACCTGAAAAAACGCGGTTATCTCAAGGATGACAGTCAGTTGGTGATTGACGGCAATGTCCATATCATCATGCCTTATCATATTGCTACCGATCTCGCTCGTGAGGAAAAAAAGGGCGACAAAAAAATCGGCACGACGGGGCGTGGTATCGGTCCCGCCTATGAGGACAAGGTTGCTCGTCGGGGAATTCGCCTCTACGACCTGGTGCGACCGGAGACGTTTGCGCGAAAACTCAAAGAAGTATTACCGGAGAAAAACTTTTATCTGGAGAAGTTTCTCGGCAAGTCACCGCTGGACGAAGCGGCGATTATCGAGGAATACACTGAATACGCGCGGACGCTGGAGCGTTATCTCGGCTGTGTTTCGACCTTGCTTGACAAGAGTGTCAAAGCGGGGCGGACTCTCCTTTTTGAAGGTGCGCAAGGCGCGCTGCTCGATATCGATCATGGCACCTACCCCTTTGTCACCTCCTCCTCGACGATTGCCGGCGGCGCCTGCATCGGGGCAGGAATCGGTCCCCGTCAGCTTGAACAGATTATCGGTATTTCCAAGGCTTACGTGAC
It encodes:
- the hisZ gene encoding ATP phosphoribosyltransferase regulatory subunit, producing the protein MLIDPLETMLPRGVKDFLPVKAAKIEYLDQSLRRVFDQWGFRPLMPAALEYLHALERGLGIGLREKTFRFDDRQSGKLVAFSPDMTPQVARIVATRMRDLPLPLRLRYSGRVLRHAEQQSGKDREIFQSGVELIGLDSPEADAEMIAIAVSALQSVGGRNFTIDIGQVEFYRGVVADLELDAGQSVALQDAIARKDTSGLHRLLEESTLNDQAREEIAALPRLFGGREVLERAERTVTNDRSRRALDNLAQVLDALDSYGIDDHITLDLGELRGFDYHTGITFQGFLGKMGRAVCSGGRYDGLTARYGHPTPATGFTFNLLNLLFALDRKLDGPATVKTDVLIVSRGVPKNSSRALAHELRKRGYSVARELLDRDYATSLDYARKLNYRYVLVMHATAPHMQLLSLSDNSERQLTREALLDGTVEL
- a CDS encoding adenylosuccinate synthase, with amino-acid sequence MANVVIVGAQWGDEGKGKVVDIYTEHADDVVRFQGGNNAGHTLVVGDEKTILHLIPSGILHPDKRCLIGNGVVVDPRVFIKEIENLKKRGYLKDDSQLVIDGNVHIIMPYHIATDLAREEKKGDKKIGTTGRGIGPAYEDKVARRGIRLYDLVRPETFARKLKEVLPEKNFYLEKFLGKSPLDEAAIIEEYTEYARTLERYLGCVSTLLDKSVKAGRTLLFEGAQGALLDIDHGTYPFVTSSSTIAGGACIGAGIGPRQLEQIIGISKAYVTRVGGGPFPTELEDEMGDQLRNIGQEFGSTTGRPRRCGWFDAVALREAVRTSGLTGLAITKLDVLNELATIKVCTAYSYNGQLLEDFPRDFEVLKECKPVYEEVEGWQCDISSATTEADLPQKTKDYLKKIEEVTDCPVVLASVGPRRDQTVQLSNPFA